Below is a genomic region from Spirosoma radiotolerans.
TCGTGGTTGCCGGTCAGTAACATAGCGCCCTGCGACAGGCAAACGTTGTCGCCAATGTGTACTTCGCTCAGGTTATCAATCCAAACCTGCTCCCCAATCCAGACTTCATTTCCAACGTGAAGTAACCAGGGATATTTAATATTTACGCCGGGCTTCACCACGACCTTATTTCCGATTTTGGCCCCAAACAGGCGAAGAATCGCTAGTTTGAGCGAAATGGGTAGTGGCAGATAGGTATTTATAAAAACTGAATTCGTTATAAACCAGAGGATTATCTTCCAGCGTGGGCCGGGATTATACCAACTGATGTTGAACCGGGACAGATCCGTTTTGCCATTTTGTTGGTCTGATTTATGACTGGCCAACCCGCTCGGGTCGGTTTGGTCGAAGGTCTTTGCCATATTCCGTCAGGAAATAGTTGATGATTGCGTCTTTATCGGTACCAACCCGAATGCTCACTTCCAACAGTTTGGCGTCGACCAGAAAACGGTACCAAAGCGCCTGAAGCGAACACCAGACGAAGCCTGGCCGCCCATCCAGAAACCCCATCCGAATAAAATACCGGTAGATGAAGTACAGGATTGGGCGCGTAAATAAAGGAAGAGACGCATATTTTTCTTTCAGGAAACGCATGCGCTGATCCTGTGTCCCAAACAAATTAGCCTCAACGGTCTCTGCCTGATCGAATTGATACCGGTAGTTGAGCAGATTGATCATTTCCAGAATGGTGTAATGATTATGCTTCTGGGTCCACCAGGTCAAATTGTTAAGGTTGTGGTCAACAATGTCATGCGCGAACTGAATCGACTCGCCTTTGGTGAGTTTAATGTGCTCATCGTGCCACACCTGTTCACAGAAGCCGTCGCCCCGTCGCCACAGCCGAAGCAGCCAAATAGGATAAAACCCACCGTGGCGCATCCAGCGATTCAGGAAAAATACACGTCTTTTCACGTAAACTCCCCCTACATTAGCTGGCAAACCAGTGAGTCGCTGATTGATCTCCCCGGCTAATTCGGGCATCACATACTCGTCGGCGTCCATTCGCATCAGCCAGGTTGTTTCAAAGGGCGTGTGTTCAATTCCGTAGTTGAATTGAGTCGCGTAGTTTACCCAGGCATTCTGAACGACCGTAGCGCCCAGTGAGCGGGCAATCTCAACCGTTCTGTCGGTTGAAAATGAATCAACTATAAATATTTTATTTGTAAACGGAAGCAGGCTCTGTAAACAGCGAGTAATGTGTTTTTCCTCGTTATGAGTCAGGATGATGACGGATACGTCGGTCATACGCTAGGTTACCATCGAAGCGAAAAAGTGGCTTTTTCTGATACAGTTTTGGTGTAAAGGCTTTATTTTTACTCGTCTTTTCAGCGATCGAGAAATCATGCAATATTATAACTTTTTTTATACTCCACAAAGCTAATGAATAGACTTTACATAGGTGTTATATTGTTTTTGTACTATTTTCCAGCTTCAGGCCAGCTTATTTTTCAACAACTACCCCACGAACTTCAACTCTACCCACGTGATGCCAACAACCAGGCTGTTGTCACAATCAGTGGGCGTATGAACGCCCCTGGATACACTAAAATCGGCGTACAGGTGTTCCGGGAGGATTCCCTGACAAACGTGATCAGCCAGACCCTCGTGGCTACCGACAGCGCTGCTGCCTTTACGTTGGCACCCGTTATCAAAGCCGAACCTGCGGAATATTCGTTTCGCGTGTTTATCTATAAAAATCTCGATTCGACCCTTGTCGCCAACTCCAGGCGGGTGGTTTGTGGCGATGTGTACATTCTGGATGGGCAGTCGAATGCGCTGGCCCTGACAGATCTTGACGTTTTGTACTCTTTCAACTTCAATGATAAGTACTTGCGCAACGTCACGTATCCGTATATGGGGTCACCGACCCAGATGAGCTGGTATCCAGCCAAGCAGCCTTTTGGCACCGTCGGGGGCTTCGGTCTTACTCTGCAACGGCTGATTCTTGAAAACTTTGGGATTCCAACCTGCGTGATGAATGGTGGGCAGGGCGGTACGTCCATTGAGGCCTTAACCATTCGTGATCCGATCAACCATGCGAACCCAATTACGTTTTATGGTGATTTGCTGAACCGGGCAAAATGGGCGGGCGTTGCGACACAGACAAAAGCCATTATCTGGAAACAGGGTGAGGAAGATGCCGGAAGCGCGCTACCTGGTTATCCGGCGAAGTTTGCCAAGCTTTACAGTCAGTTTCGGGAAGACTATGGCAATGCCCGTATCTATGTTGGGCAGATCAATATTCTGGCGAACCCTTCAGATAGTGCAGCTGCGCTGCGCGATTTTCAGCGACGCACAAAATACCTCTTCATGAACGTAGAAACCGTGGCTACCGTTGGCACGCCGGGTTATGATGGGGTTCACTACAGCGGGTTAGCGCACCAGCGGCTGGCTTTCGAGCAATTTCGGCTGATCGCCCGTGACATTTACGGATCGAAGGACACCGCACAAATTAATTCGCCTGACATTAAGAAAACATTCTATAACAACCGGAAAGATTCGATTACGCTGGTGTTTGATGATCAGATGCAAATGGTCTGGAAGAAAGACACCACCTTCTATAATTTTGCCACGGGGGCGCAGATTGCTTATCGCCAGCAGAAAGATTTCTTTTACCTGGATGGACAATCCGGGCTGGTAACGGATGGATTGGCCAAGAATAACCGGGTGATCCTTAGCCTGAAACAGCCGTCGACGGCTAAGAAACTTCGGTATCTACCTGCTTATTTTTCCGACGCGGCCTCACCATTTTATGACGGTCCCACCCTCCGGAATACGCGGGGTATGCGGGCGTTCTCATTCGATGCCGTGCCCATTGCCGATGCGATAGCCCCCGTAACGACTCTGGCGGCACGCCCTATTTCTGAAAAACAGATTCAGTTGAACTGGACGGCATCTGCTGGTTCACAAACCCAGTTTCTGGAACGGGCCGATGACACACCCACGACGTTCAAACTGATTGCCACCTTGAACGGAACGGCAAACACCTTTACCGATACCAACCTGCCCAATATGTTTGGCACCTATTATTACCGACTGCGGGCATTGAGTACGGTCTCTGAATCGACCTACAGCAACATGATCAGTGCACGACCGCTGGTGCTCGGCGTTGAACCAACGGAGCCCGCGGTGCAACTGTATCCGAACCCGATAGCGGCTGACCGTACGCTTTATGTGCAAACGGATCTGGTCACCATTACGGACGTAACCGTGCGTAACGTACTTGGGCAGACGGTAAAGTACTGGCATGGATCTGCCCGAAAAACGCTGTCAATTGTCCTGAACGATCTGGAAGCGGGAGTATACCTGGCCGAGCTTCAAACCGTCGAGGGGCAGTTACTCCGCCGGAAAGTAGTGGTTCGTTGATAAACGAATACTGGCTTTCTGGTCGGAATATGTAGTTTTGTGTCTCTAACACTAGCTGACCGTTTATGCGCCTTGTGATTCTTACGCAGGATGACCCGTTCTACCTCGCCCGTAACATTGATTATCTGCTCAAAAAGTTACCGCCTTATGCCGAAGTTGTCGCCACGGTTGTGTTCGATGTATCGCCATTTGGCAAGCGGGAAAGCTTCAGTGAAAAAATAAAGAAGACGTACGATATTTTTGGCTTACCCTTTTTTCTGCGGTATGGATTCAAATTCGTCACCTCCAAACTTGACAGTCGCAACAATGTCCGCAAAGTGCTGTCTGACCGGAATATTCCGCTGATTCACATTGAAGGAAATATCAATAAGGACGAAAACCTGGATAAGCTCAGAGAATACAAGCCCGATCTGTTTGTCTCGATTGCGGGGAATCAGATTTTCAAACGTAAACTGCTGGATGTGGCCACGCATGGCTGTATCAATTTACACACGGCCTTACTGCCTAAATACCGAGGCTTGATGCCTTCCTTCTGGGTGCTCAAAAATGGGGAAACGCACACGGGCGTTTCGGTATTTTTCGTCGATGAAGGGATTGATAATGGTCCGATTCTGGTGCAAAATAAACTTGCCATTGGGAACATGAGCCAGGCCGAACTGATCGATGTGACAAAGAAGATGGGCATGGATGCTATCCTTGAATCCATCGACAAAGTGCACACGGGGAACTATGAGTTGATCGAGAACGACGCGTCTCAGATGACTTACTTCACGTTCCCCACCCGCGAGGATGTGAAGGCCTTTCTGGCAGCCGGAAAGCGGTTTTATTAAGGAGTAGATAAGTTAGCCAGGAACCTGTTTTAGGTCATGGGCCGATGGTTGGCTGCTGTTATGTGTAAGCAGCTTACTCACGTACTGACCGTAAATTCATGAATATACTGACGTTTGATATTGAAGAGTGGTTTCATATCCTCGATAATGCATCGACCCGTACGGAGGCTGAGTGGAGCCAGTACGAGACGCGGATTTACCAGAATATGGATCGCATTTTTCAGCTTCTGGACGAAACCAACAGCCGGGCAACGTTCTTTTGCCTGGGATGGGTAGCCGATAAACACCCCGATATCATTCGGCGAATCGACGCGGCTGGCTACGAAATCGCGACCCATTCGTATGCGCATCAATTGGCCTACGAACAGACACCGGCTGAGTTTCAGGCCGATCTGGAGCGGTCTATCAAGCATTTGCAGGATTTGACGGGCAAAAAAGTCCGGTCCTATCGGGCACCAGGCTTTTCGATCAAGGAATTTAACCGCTGGGTATTTCCGATTCTGCTGGAGCAAGGTATTGACATCGATTGCTCCGTATTTTCGGCCCGGCGTTCGCATGGGGGCGACGCATCGCTGAATATGTTTTCGCCCGGTTATCTGAACGTGGAGGGTACGTTGTTAAAAGAATTTCCGATCAACACGGCCGCCGTGCTGGGGCAGGATTTGATCTTTTCGGGGGGCGGGTATTTTCGATTGTTCCCGTATCGGGTCATCAAAGGCTTTATGCGACGCTCCGATTATGTAATGACCTATTTCCATCCCCGCGACTTCGATGCCGAACAACCCATGATTCCAGGGTTGAGCCGCGCCAGACGATTCAAGTCGTATTATGGGCTGGAAAACTGCCTGCCCAAGCTGAAGAAGCTGCTGCTGGAGTTTCCCTTCGTCGATTTGTCAGAAGCCGACAAACAGGTTGACTGGGCAAATGTGGTTCGGCGGGATGTGAAACGGTAGTTATTTTTTCCTGACCACCTTTGTGTATTCATCCAGAAGCTGCTTGGCCACAATATCGATATCATACTTTGCCTTCAGTAAAGCTGTTGCGTTTTTGCTGACTTGCTGGCGCAGTTGATCGTTGCCAAGGAGTTTTTCCAATCCGTCCCGAACGGCTTCCGGTGTTAAGCTAGTTAGGAGCCCGGCCGCTTCGTGGGCGCGAATAACCTCGCCAAAGCCTACCCGGTCGGATACCAGTGTGGGGGTTCCGGCAGCCATCGCTTCGAGAACAGCCATCGAAAAGCCTTCCGAGTAGGAGGGTAGGGTAAACAGGTCGGCATCAGCCAGCGCTGCTTTTTTGTCATCACCTGTGAGCATACCAACCATCCGGATGGAGTCGCTAAGATCATGCTGGGCAATGAATTGACGAGCCGTGGCTTCGTACCCATCATCGGAGCCTGCCAGGGCCAGCACGGTGTCCGGATGTTGCCGAACATAGTCCCGGAAGCCCGGCAACAGTAAATCAAGTCCTTTCTTGGCGTTTAAGCGGCTCATGAACAAGACTAATTTCCTGTCCATGGGCAGGCCAAACTTCTGACGAAAGCTACCTTTTGGCGGGAGCGTCGTGAAATCGCTCATCTTCACCCCATTGGGAATAATGACGATGTTGGGGTGAGCATGCCCGAGATACCGTAATACATCGGCCTGCTCATCGACATTGTTTATCTGAACCAAGTCCGCCCGCTCTAAATAGGCTTTCTGGGCCAGCCTATCCATAAGTTGCTTTTTCCAGTTATTGTGCGCATACACCCACCGATCCAGCACCCCATGAATGGTGATCACTTTGGCAACGGATTTGTCGATCATGAAGGGTGCCAGCACCCCAAAATGCCACAGTCCATGGCAATGAATCAGATCATATTCGTGCGCATGCTGCTTGAGAAATTGATAGAGTTCGCCGGAAAATTCACGAAAAAAGCGACTGATAACCGGCGTTCGCTGGCACAGAATGAGCCGCGCCCCCTCGGGTAGCGGATAAGGCTTTTCGCCCGGAGAAATTGGACTAAGAATATCTACCTGATGCCCATACCGGAGTACGACTTCTGTATGATCGAAAATAATCTTGGGAGGGCCACCTGCCTGCCAGGTGTAAGCGCAGATATTTAAAATTCGCATATATACCGCGAAATAACCGATTAATTCTTGATTTTACGAACCACGACAAACAGTAGGCTACGCATCAAATGGATTGAGCCGTTGGGACAACAACGAACTCTTCGTGTTTATTGACAGGCGCTTTGTTCGATAAATAGGCTGGAAATAAGTGCTCAACGCCGACAAACCGAATCATCAGGGACAGCGGAAACCAAAAAGAGATTTCATTGGGGCGCCCATTTGTAAATAATTGAACGAAAACAAGGAGGTAGAAGTACGCCAGAAAAGTGCTTAAATCATTCGGGTTCTTCCGCATGATTCGTATGGCATCATAGAAAACCAAGCCATTGATGCCCCCGAACAGAAGCAGGCCCGGGATGCCATGATTAGTAAAGGCTTCAACAATGGGAACATCCAGGTACGTATACTTGTAGCCGTAGCCAAGAATTAACTTATGGATGTGCTCGCCCGACAGGGAATTGCGAAGGAAGACACCACTGACCGATCGGTTGGCTGCCGAATCGTCCAGAACCGCCTGGTAATCAGCGCCCTGCGCTTTCATTCCTAACAGAGCATACACGTTGTCCAGGTTTTTTGCTAAGAAGCCCGACACGTAATCATACAGAACGAGATAGATGGTGTAATACCGCTGAAAAAAGTAGATAATACCCATAAAACCAACCACCATGATTAGAATGGGAATGGGTTTGACAAGACTACGGACGGCCGTGCGAATCTGAGCGGGCCGAACGTTGAAATACATAAATAAACTGACGGCAAGAATGAGCGCTACTATAGCCGACCGTGTTTGCGTCAGCACCAGCACGGCCAGGTTGACGGCTCCCGCAAAGAAACAGAGCAGTTTAAAGATGACGTTGGATTGCGGTCGGAACAAGCCAATAGCACAGGCAATAATACCAATGAAGGCGTTCCGGGAAAACACGTGCGGGTTCCCCGAGCCTTCATCCCCATTATTTAGGGTAATGGTTGCCCGTTGCCCAATGGCCCAGGTAGGGTCGGTTATCAGGGCATAAATAAGTCCCAGGTTCGATACCAGCGTAAAGAGCACCACAATGGGGATAAATACCGGAATGATATCGTTGGGAATATTGATCAGCAGAAACAGAAAAATCAGGATATAGGCGAAATAGATCATATCCTTGTCATATTCGTCAAAGCCGGGCACGCCATTGAAAAAGAACATGTAGAAGATAATGAGTAGCAAAAAGCTGATGCCTATCCAGAATGTGGTCGTATTAGGCCGATATAACCGACGAAATATCGTGAATGGAATCATCAGCAATAGACCACCCGCCAGCGCTGCCGCCGTAAAGGTTGTGCTCGCTGGAGCCAGTTTCATGGTTTCCCGAAAAAAGAAAATAAGCGGGTAACCATCCACAATAATACAGATACCGACAACCATTCGCATATAGTTGAGTGTCTGCACAAAGCGAATGAAATTGTTCATGTAAGCCTACTGGTTTATAGTTTGTACTATGTCTTTTGAGCTGATCACGATAACGGATCAACTGGCTAAACTACTGCCTGGATCGGTTCAGTCGGAGCCGATGCTGAACGTAGCCAAATTCACCTTTGAGAATAAACGTCAATAATTTACGCAACCGGCTATACCGTTGCCAAAAGGCAGCGCCCAGTGCTGAGGTCAGCATCGGTTGATACCGGTCTCGTACCATCTGATGTTCCTGAAGCCCTACTGTAGCCGCTATGGTTGATGATTTGGCATCGGGCTGCACCCGAAATCCGCCCCAAAAGCCGTTTACGTGTCGGAATCGCATGCCGGGCTGTACACCCAGACGAGCCACAATTTCGTAATCAATCACAAACCGAAGGCTTTCATCCAGCATACCAAACTGGATCAGCCGCTCACGTCGGATAAACAGGGATTGATTAAACACCTGCATGCCTTCGTAAATATGACATTCAACGGAGAAATCGGGTGCTCGCATCTCTTCCAGAATAACGTCTTCTTCATCCGTAATGTACATGTCGCCGAAAAAAACGTCGGTATCCGGTGCTTTACGCCAGGCGTCGGCTACGCACAGCAGAGCGTTTGGGGCAAACACATCATCCGAATTCTGAAAGGCAACATAATCGCCCGTTGCCCGTCTGAAGCCCTTATTGATGGCATCCGTCTGTCCTTTGTCTTTCTCACTGACCCAACCGGCGAGATAGGGCTCGTACTTTTTTATGATCTCCAGGCTACCATCGGTAGATCCGCCATCCATTATGAAATACTCCAGATTTGGGTAATGCTGGTTGAGCACGCTCAAGATAGTACGCTCCAGATACTGCGCCTGGTTATAGGAAGGCGTAACGACCGTTAATTTCGGGTAGGCTTGTGCGTTCGCTGATTTCGCCAACGGACGGTAGGATTGCGTTACAAAGGAACGAAGGGATTGGGATGCCTGGCTCATGCAGTCAATTAGTGGAGAGATTGGTAGACCTCTAATGTCTGTCGGGCTGTTTGATCGCACGAAAAGTTGCGCAATCGCTCCGTGCCTTTCCGGCGTAAGTCTGCCTGAAGAGCATCATCTGTCAACACACGTTCAACGGCCCCGGCAATGGAGTCATCATCTTCAGGATCGAAGTACAAAGCCGCATCGCCACCCACTTCGGGTAGTGAACTTCGATTGCTTAACACCACCGGACAACCACTGCTGTAAGCCTCCAGCACCGGAATACCGAAGCCTTCGTTGAGCGATGGAAAGACAAACGCGCGGGCATGCCGATAGAGGGCGATCAGACTGGTATCATTGGCCGGTCGATAGTGAACACGATTGACGAGCCCAGCCGCGTGAAACAAGGCTTGTTCATCCTGACTAAAGACACCACCTCCTGCACAAATAAGGTGCAAATCGGGGTGGCGATATAATACAGGCTGGATAGCCCGAAAAAAGCCATCGAAATTTTTGTACAACCCACGTTTGCCAACATACAGCAGATAAGGCGCTTCTAAAGGCGCGGCAAGCGTTTCAGAAGCGGGCAACGACTCACCCAGCGTGGTGCCCAGATGAATCACTTTTATCTTTTCCGGCTCAACGGGGAAAAAGCGCAGAATTTCCTGCTTCGAGAATTCCGAAACCGAAATAATGCAGTCGGCCCGACGCATTAACTGCTTTTTCAGGTCGTACAAGCCTTCGCCTACTTCCGGATACTGCTTGCCATAGCGTTCGCTGGTGGCGTCGTGAAAGGTGAGCACAAAAGGCTTGCTACCAATGGCATTCAGAAAATACCGATGGTAGTATGTAGGATGAAAAATGTCGAATTTGCCCGCCTTTACCCGTTGGAGGCTATAGAGCCGGTTCAGTACGGAGGCAATTCGGTGGGCGTTCCGTACCTGTGCCAGACTCCGGTAGCGCAGGTGGCGACTGAACGACGTTTGATCGAGGTATTCGTTATTGGATAACCGAAGCGACAGTTCAAATTCGATATCGGATCGTTTAGCAAAAGAACGCATCAATTCGAAAAAATAACGTGAAACGCCCCCGTAGGATACGCCCGTGAACGATTGATGGTCGTAGAGTACTTTCATGAAGGGAAATCTACAGCCCAGCCGGGTTGTATTTTTCTGAGATGATTTACCTGCAAAAATAGACTTATTGATTGATAAAACCTTGCCAGCCGGTTATTATTCGGTGAGCGGCCTCAGTTTATGACAGGAATATGAACCCGGTCAATAAAACGGGTCAGGCGTTGCAGGGATTCTCGGGCGGTATGTCGCCAGCCGCGCAACACGACTGGTTCCGGTTGGTTGCCATAGGCAGGCTTTATCGTATCAATAGCCAGTGCCTGATGGGCCTTGAGCTGTTGACGGTAACTGGTCACTAAGGAATCAATCGCAGGCTGTTGTGTAAGCTGAAGCCGGTTCTGATAAGGGAAAAATCCCTCGTCAGGGTTTTCCAGACCTTTAAAATTAATAAACTGCAGGGGTTGATGCGAGCCTGCGGGACCAGATACCTTCCAGATGCTATCGGCTTGTTGAATGGTTCGTTCGGGGAGATTCCAGAGCGCAACATGCCACCCCGGATTTCGGATAACGTGTACATCCCGGAAGAAGACGGGGACATGCATCAGCCATAACTGATCCAGACAGAGACCGGCGCAGAAGTCGATAAAAGCTCGCTCGCGTACCCGATCATCCCACCAGGCCAACAAGCGGTCGGTCTCGGCTGATCGGCGAAAGGCTAGAAAATCGGCGCTATACAGGCCAACGTTCTGAAAAAACATTTCATCCGGCCAGCAGGAATCGCCCGGACTTTTCGTGATGAAGGGCGTGATTAGCGCGGTTGATGTCACGAGTTGTTCCCAAATGGAAGACAGGGGGGCCAAAAATTGAATAGACGGATCGGCATACAGCAGCTTATCCTCCTGAGGAAAGCGCCTGAACGCTTCCGCAATGAACAGCGGCTTGCACGCAGCGGCAAACTCAGTAGGCGTATACTTGGCAGACAGGGATTGCAGGGCGGTAGGTGTCAGCACCTCCCGTACAGGCAGCAACGGGTAAGGCGAGACAAAACCAGCGGGCAAGTGAGCCGGGTCGTCGGCCAGGCCGATCAAAACCAGTGGTTTGTCGATTGCCCGGGTTGTATGATGACTGAAACTGTCTCCCAGCGCGAGCGCCTGGGGCAGTTGACGAATAGTACAGATGGTTAGTAGCACAGTGGGTGCAAAACTACATCATTCGAGTATATCGCCCAAAACAGCCAGGTAAGGAGCGTACCAGTTGGCCGATTCGTCGGCGTATCGTTGGTAGTTGCCGCGCTGCAAACTACCCAAAACAGGCCCCAGCCGTTTCAGGCGATTAGGCGGTAAACTACTGCGCATGATAAAATGGGCCAGCCGCCGGTGAAGCATCTGAAAACCAGGTACATCAGCCGGCAGTCGTTCGGCTAATAATTGATTTAGTTTGGTGAGTTGCCCTTGTTTTTGCTGAAGGGGAGCCAGCTTACGAGCCCGATGTCGGGTAAACCGATCCCGCAACAGAATAGCCTGCTGCGCTTCGACAGGGCGCACACCTACTTGCTGCTGAACGTGCGTTCGATACAATTGCAGGGGTTTGTTAATGTACGAAACGGCATTGCAGGCCGCAGCAACCAACGCAATCCAGCCGTCGTAGATGTAATCACCAGGTAAATCAGCCGGTATGGGTAATACATATTTAAGGAATGACCGCCTAATTACCGATGCACAGCCCATCATTCGATTTCCGTCGAGTAGTACTTCCATGGATTCACCCGAGTGCCAGCGGGCCTGGGCAATTGCGTTGAATCGAACCGCTTCCCACACTCGGCTCTGGTGGTTTTTCAGGTACTCATCGGTCACCCAGGCATCACAGAAAGCCACCTGCGTATCGGAGTGATGGGACATGTACTGGGTCATAGTCGCAATTTTTTCCGGTAACCAGAAATCGTCCTGATCGCAGATGTAGATCAGATCACCGGTGCACGCTCCCAGGGCTCGTTCGAAGTTTTTATTTGACCCTAGCCGTACCGGGTTTTCGAGAATACGTACGGCAAAAGGAGCCTTGGCAGCCAGTTCGGTAAGCAGGTCAATTGTACCGTCAGTCGATAAATCGTCGCAAATGACCACTTCGTCGGGCAACAACTCCTGCTCGAGTAAGCTTTGCCATTGGGCTGGCAAATATGCCGTACCATTGTAGGTACAAAGTGCAATGGAAATAGAGGGACGGAGAGATTGAGTCATGCCAACGATCAAATTTGATAGCCATACCTGGCGAAAATAGGACGCCAGAAATCGGTTCCATGAATGTCCCAGGCGTGACAACCAAACGGCAATTTACCATGATTATAGTGTTCAATTGCCCATTCTGGATAAAATTCAACGGAAAAATGGAGGGCCTTCCGATAAGGGGGTATACGCAGACGAGGCCAGTATCGATTTACTTCAATGCTCCAAAAAACATCTTCGTGGTATTGGTGCATGGCAATCTGGTTATACTCGGCAATCTTTCGCTCAAATCGCTTCAGCTGTTTCAGCATGTTCGGTACGCGCCGGAGTGTCAGACCGCCATTGCCAACACCATTCAGGTTAATAATTTCGCGGGGTGTTATACCGTCGGCTTTTTTTAGGTTGAGCCAGGTGGCTACCCGCTGCCGAAGGGTGAAATCGAGTTGATCGAACCAACCCGTAAAATCCCGGTCACGCAGCCAGGGAGCGCCAATGTAGTCATAGTTCTGCTGGCACCAGTAAGTCAGATCATCCTGAAAAACAAAGGCATCCAGTTGATGAATCAGCAGGTATTCCTGGTCGGAAAACGCTTTGTAAAATTCTTCGGAAAGCATCAGGCGATTGTAACCGTCAATGCTGTTAAAATAACCGTCATCGAAGGTACGGACCTGTAGGGAAGGGGCAATCTGAGAGTAGGCAGAAACGTCCAGCGAATGGGGAGCCGCCAGCAGAATCGGGTAGTTTCCCAGTACCCTTGCACATTGCGTCAGGGCAATTTGCTCATACGTAGTGAGTTGGGGTTTATATACGGGTAAAACTACATTTACGCGCGCAGAGGTCGGCTGCTTCATACAAGTTTGGACTGGCCCAGTTGCCTTTGTGTTGCCTCCTGCACCCAGGCAAAGGGTAAGTCGGCACACGGGTGGCCAAAATCATTCAAAATAGTGATGCCTTCCCCTCGTTTGTAACGGCCGGAATAAGGCAGGTAATCAACAAAGTCGAACAACTGGCCCAGCAAAATAATGGCTTCGATAGTCATCGCATTCGCCATATGAGCAGGACCACTATCGATGCCAATAAACAGGTCGGCCCCACGAATGACTTCAGCGGTTTCGAGCAAACTAAGCTTTCCGCAAAGGCTTATGCTACGCGGATTGTTCAGACTAATGGTTGTTGTCTGGCCTACTTCAAGAATCGGATAGGGGTAGGTATCCAGGAGCCATTCGACCAGTTTGTTCCAATTCGCAGCGGGCCAGTCCTTCAGCACGTGGCTCGACTGACAGTGAATGACAATGGCGTGATCGGGCAAATTCAGAGCCTTAACGCCTTGTCGTACAGAGTCTGGGATATACATTTTCGGTTCACCCGTCAAGCCAGGCAGACCAGCGGCTTGCGAAAACGTATACAACAGATCACCCCGATCCAGGTAGTTATCGAAGGTTAACCCAATCTTGTCGGCGGTTGAATTAACCGGGTCTTCCGGACAGTATTTGCATTTCCGGTGCGAAATATGCATGTTGTAGACCTTGTCGTAGATGCCCGACCGCAGGAGCTGCACCCGTTCTCCCGGACATTTCTCCAGCAAAAAACCGTCGAGGTTCGGATTGTATTTAACCAGGTCAACAAACGGCTCGCGGACGACCCAAATGATGTATCCGTTGGGGTGAAGCCGACGTACTTCTCTGGCCACCGGCTCACAGGCAATGATATCGCCCATTTGTTCCGACAGAATAATCGCCACCAGCG
It encodes:
- a CDS encoding glycosyltransferase family 4 protein is translated as MKVLYDHQSFTGVSYGGVSRYFFELMRSFAKRSDIEFELSLRLSNNEYLDQTSFSRHLRYRSLAQVRNAHRIASVLNRLYSLQRVKAGKFDIFHPTYYHRYFLNAIGSKPFVLTFHDATSERYGKQYPEVGEGLYDLKKQLMRRADCIISVSEFSKQEILRFFPVEPEKIKVIHLGTTLGESLPASETLAAPLEAPYLLYVGKRGLYKNFDGFFRAIQPVLYRHPDLHLICAGGGVFSQDEQALFHAAGLVNRVHYRPANDTSLIALYRHARAFVFPSLNEGFGIPVLEAYSSGCPVVLSNRSSLPEVGGDAALYFDPEDDDSIAGAVERVLTDDALQADLRRKGTERLRNFSCDQTARQTLEVYQSLH
- a CDS encoding DUF5672 family protein, whose translation is MKQPTSARVNVVLPVYKPQLTTYEQIALTQCARVLGNYPILLAAPHSLDVSAYSQIAPSLQVRTFDDGYFNSIDGYNRLMLSEEFYKAFSDQEYLLIHQLDAFVFQDDLTYWCQQNYDYIGAPWLRDRDFTGWFDQLDFTLRQRVATWLNLKKADGITPREIINLNGVGNGGLTLRRVPNMLKQLKRFERKIAEYNQIAMHQYHEDVFWSIEVNRYWPRLRIPPYRKALHFSVEFYPEWAIEHYNHGKLPFGCHAWDIHGTDFWRPIFARYGYQI
- a CDS encoding glycosyltransferase family 2 protein, yielding MSQASQSLRSFVTQSYRPLAKSANAQAYPKLTVVTPSYNQAQYLERTILSVLNQHYPNLEYFIMDGGSTDGSLEIIKKYEPYLAGWVSEKDKGQTDAINKGFRRATGDYVAFQNSDDVFAPNALLCVADAWRKAPDTDVFFGDMYITDEEDVILEEMRAPDFSVECHIYEGMQVFNQSLFIRRERLIQFGMLDESLRFVIDYEIVARLGVQPGMRFRHVNGFWGGFRVQPDAKSSTIAATVGLQEHQMVRDRYQPMLTSALGAAFWQRYSRLRKLLTFILKGEFGYVQHRLRLNRSRQ
- a CDS encoding glycosyltransferase, coding for MTQSLRPSISIALCTYNGTAYLPAQWQSLLEQELLPDEVVICDDLSTDGTIDLLTELAAKAPFAVRILENPVRLGSNKNFERALGACTGDLIYICDQDDFWLPEKIATMTQYMSHHSDTQVAFCDAWVTDEYLKNHQSRVWEAVRFNAIAQARWHSGESMEVLLDGNRMMGCASVIRRSFLKYVLPIPADLPGDYIYDGWIALVAAACNAVSYINKPLQLYRTHVQQQVGVRPVEAQQAILLRDRFTRHRARKLAPLQQKQGQLTKLNQLLAERLPADVPGFQMLHRRLAHFIMRSSLPPNRLKRLGPVLGSLQRGNYQRYADESANWYAPYLAVLGDILE
- a CDS encoding glycosyltransferase family 9 protein; its protein translation is MYIPDSVRQGVKALNLPDHAIVIHCQSSHVLKDWPAANWNKLVEWLLDTYPYPILEVGQTTTISLNNPRSISLCGKLSLLETAEVIRGADLFIGIDSGPAHMANAMTIEAIILLGQLFDFVDYLPYSGRYKRGEGITILNDFGHPCADLPFAWVQEATQRQLGQSKLV
- a CDS encoding glycosyltransferase, with product MRILNICAYTWQAGGPPKIIFDHTEVVLRYGHQVDILSPISPGEKPYPLPEGARLILCQRTPVISRFFREFSGELYQFLKQHAHEYDLIHCHGLWHFGVLAPFMIDKSVAKVITIHGVLDRWVYAHNNWKKQLMDRLAQKAYLERADLVQINNVDEQADVLRYLGHAHPNIVIIPNGVKMSDFTTLPPKGSFRQKFGLPMDRKLVLFMSRLNAKKGLDLLLPGFRDYVRQHPDTVLALAGSDDGYEATARQFIAQHDLSDSIRMVGMLTGDDKKAALADADLFTLPSYSEGFSMAVLEAMAAGTPTLVSDRVGFGEVIRAHEAAGLLTSLTPEAVRDGLEKLLGNDQLRQQVSKNATALLKAKYDIDIVAKQLLDEYTKVVRKK